A genome region from Magnolia sinica isolate HGM2019 chromosome 8, MsV1, whole genome shotgun sequence includes the following:
- the LOC131252600 gene encoding protein NRT1/ PTR FAMILY 5.6-like, which yields MMQRLRKWTSSWMIKTSEYRHAWGVSTFIIGVVISNSLSEYAVVGSLIDFLVNDTPDLYLSVAAAIINIKMGCTSFMAIIGSFIADAYFSRYFVVLVSLALNIYGLLLFTLSIPHHGIYIYLFYLAMLLIAMGEGGQEYTLTHFGADQFKKHIKDKRKAKRHSTALFYIGSFVGSVLGMILTFTWSRLDIPEGSTKILKNVWGISGLCSAMVMLLAFLVLVLGTSYYRRDVPRGSPFTRMLRVVVAAARKRHLDWPADDNLIHGGRNPGGVASGTSDGHEDYNINVTIEKLDVDGNTSMTHRRIDNHSNGEGDMQLKRSNSKENPCFEDVEIKRDLVDDENLRPCIDRKGHTRDDDACLSPALDGYPASNYENDEQLRRCLDRCGHTGDDDSRLSVFHESSSVNQEDDGHPTHETHWLPHTSNLRWLDKASIIEKPGAEQESKWRLCTQTEVEETKLFLRLFPVWASFLAYGIVLSIGRTFFLFQASYLNAKLGDFEVPVMFLVFVYVLSRPVVTIVFIPLLNSLIRLKHEISPELRIGAGLTLSVLCCFTALFVEKKMMKAAVREDPNDPMLSMSIFWLIPQFWLLGAVNELVGHGIKELFNSHVPKTIGKCEDAFSESVEGMGSFLSAIAMVSLRPWDCSLKNFNECKLDSIYLSFGVISFINLLFYVFIAKVYLWQGTGNGHEKETGRREATKLANAITEFLEEILKMCNC from the exons ATGATGCAGAGGCTTAGAAAGTGGACATCCAGTTGGATGATCAAGACCAGCGAATACCGTCATGCCTGGGGAGTCAGTACCTTCATCATAG GTGTAGTTATCAGTAATAGCCTATCTGAGTATGCGGTAGTAGGGAGCTTGATAGATTTTCTTGTTAACGATACACCGGATTTATATCTGTCAGTCGCGGCAGCAATCATAAACATTAAAATGGGATGCACGTCTTTCATGGCCATCATCGGATCCTTCATCGCAGATGCTTATTTCAGCCGTTACTTTGTGGTCCTTGTCTCGTTGGCCCTGAATATCTAC GGATTGCTTCTTTTCACGCTGTCGATACCCCACCACGGGATCTATATATATCTTTTTTACCTTGCAATGTTGCTTATAGCAATGGGGGAGGGTGGCCAAGAGTACACCTTAACACATTTTGGAGCTGATCAGTTCAAGAAACACATCAAAGACAAGCGCAAAGCTAAGCGCCACTCAACTGCTTTGTTTTACATAGGCTCCTTCGTGGGCTCTGTGTTGGGCATGATTCTGACCTTTACATGGAGCCGCTTGGACATACCAGAGGGGTCGACAAAAATCTTAAAGAATGTATGGGGTATATCGGGGTTGTGTTCCGCAATGGTCATGCTGTTGGCATTTTTGGTGCTTGTGTTGGGCACCTCATACTACCGTAGAGACGTGCCCCGTGGGAGCCCTTTCACACGCATGTTGCGTGTTGTGGTGGCCGCAGCAAGGAAGAGACACCTAGATTGGCCTGCAGATGATAATCTAATCCATGGTGGACGGAATCCTGGTGGTGTTGCCAGTGGCACGAGTGATGGACATGAAGATTACAACATTAATGTTACGATAGAGAAGCTTGATGTAGATGGCAATACTAGCATGACACATAGAAGGATAGATAACCACAGCAATGGGGAAGGTGACATGCAGCTGAAGAGAAGTAATTCCAAGGAAAACCCTTGTTTTGAGGACGTGGAAATAAAGAGGGACCTGGTAGATGACGAGAACTTGAGACCTTGCATTGATCGCAAAGGTCATACTAGAGATGATGATGCATGCTTGTCGCCGGCACTAGATGGATACCCCGCCTCAAATTATGAAAATGATGAACAGTTGAGACGTTGCTTGGATCGCTGTGGCCATACTGGAGACGATGATTCACGTTTGTCGGTGTTTCATGAAAGCTCCAGTGTCAACCAAGAAGACGATGGACACCCAACCCATGAAACCCATTGGTTACCTCACACAAGTAACttaag GTGGCTCGACAAAGCGAGCATCATCGAAAAACCAGGGGCGGAACAAGAAAGTAAATGGAGGCTTTGCACCCAAACAGAAGTCGAAGAAACCAAGCTCTTCCTACGCTTATTCCCTGTTTGGGCTTCCTTCCTCGCGTATGGAATAGTCTTGTCCATTGGGAGAACCTTCTTTTTGTTTCAAGCAAGCTATTTAAACGCGAAGCTCGGCGACTTCGAAGTCCCCGTTATGTTCCTCGTATTTGTCTATGTCTTATCGAGGCCAGTCGTCACCATAGTATTCATTCCACTATTAAATAGCCTCATACGACTCAAACATGAAATCTCACCAGAGTTAAGGATAGGAGCTGGGTTGACCCTATCCGTATTGTGTTGCTTCACTGCACTTTTTGTAGAGAAGAAAATGATGAAGGCTGCGGTGAGAGAGGATCCCAATGATCCCATGCTGTCAATGAGCATCTTCTGGCTAATTCCCCAGTTTTGGTTGTTGGGGGCTGTGAATGAACTGGTTGGCCATGGCATCAAGGAATTGTTCAATAGTCATGTTCCGAAGACGATAGGGAAGTGCGAGGATGCATTCTCCGAGAGTGTGGAAGGAATGGGAAGCTTCTTGAGTGCTATCGCCATGGTCAGTCTTCGCCCGTGGGATTGTTCACTAAAAAATTTCAATGAATGCAAGCTAGATTCTATTTACTTGTCGTTCGGGGTTATAAGCTTTATTAACCTCCTCTTCTATGTATTCATTGCCAAAGTATACCTTTGGCAAGGAACTGGAAATGGGCACGAGAAAGAAACTGGCCGTAGAGAAGCCACTAAGCTAGCAAATGCAATTACAGAGTTTCTTGAAGAAATTCTCAAGATGTGTAACTGCTGA